The Campylobacter suis genome includes a window with the following:
- a CDS encoding nicotinate phosphoribosyltransferase translates to MNEIQLKEQKLIKRLTNKTFKFDERIASGFYAANYFLKVNRIIKENLPSQSVTMQFFQRKDDIMLCGIDESIALVKEFGKNLENLEISALNDGDIISSGEPVLKIKGSYENFGYLENIIDATLSRRSCVATNTMKAIKAANTKTVFSMADRADDISTQIGDGYASYVAGIRKISTDAQGLWWGGKGFGTMPHALIQMCGGDILKACEIYTKTFPNDQLTALVDYNNDVVVDAIKVAKTFGKRLGAVRVDTSKNLIDKYFLNKDTSGFDPHGVCKELIFALRENLDKNGHTHVKIVVSSGFTPEKIAEFEAYGTPVDIYGVGAYLTKNDTCSFTADLVELNGKPQAKFGRGEIGSDRLELVKF, encoded by the coding sequence ATGAATGAAATTCAGCTAAAAGAGCAAAAGCTTATAAAAAGGCTTACGAATAAGACATTTAAGTTTGATGAGCGTATAGCTAGTGGATTTTATGCGGCAAATTATTTCCTAAAAGTAAATCGCATAATAAAAGAGAATTTGCCTTCTCAAAGCGTTACTATGCAATTTTTTCAAAGAAAAGACGACATTATGTTATGTGGGATCGACGAAAGTATAGCGCTTGTAAAAGAATTTGGAAAAAATTTAGAGAATTTGGAAATTTCTGCATTAAATGATGGCGACATCATAAGCTCTGGCGAGCCAGTTTTAAAGATAAAAGGCTCATATGAAAATTTTGGCTATTTAGAAAATATCATAGACGCAACCCTATCTCGCAGAAGTTGTGTTGCGACAAATACGATGAAAGCCATCAAAGCAGCAAATACAAAAACAGTCTTTAGTATGGCAGATAGAGCTGATGATATAAGTACGCAAATAGGCGATGGCTACGCATCTTATGTTGCAGGGATTCGCAAAATTTCTACTGACGCACAAGGACTTTGGTGGGGTGGTAAAGGTTTTGGAACTATGCCGCATGCGCTTATTCAAATGTGTGGTGGTGACATACTTAAGGCTTGTGAAATTTATACAAAAACCTTTCCAAATGACCAGCTCACTGCACTTGTTGACTATAATAACGATGTGGTTGTAGACGCCATCAAAGTCGCAAAGACCTTTGGTAAAAGACTTGGTGCCGTTAGAGTTGATACATCTAAAAATTTAATCGATAAGTATTTTTTAAACAAAGACACAAGTGGCTTTGACCCGCATGGGGTTTGCAAGGAGCTTATCTTTGCATTGCGTGAAAATTTAGATAAAAATGGACATACGCATGTTAAGATCGTCGTAAGTTCAGGCTTTACACCAGAAAAGATAGCAGAATTTGAAGCTTACGGTACACCAGTTGATATTTATGGAGTCGGGGCATATCTAACTAAAAATGATACATGTAGTTTTACTGCCGATCTTGTTGAGCTAAATGGCAAACCACAGGCAAAATTTGGTAGAGGCGAAATAGGATCGGATAGACTCGAGCTTGTAAAATTTTAA
- a CDS encoding menaquinone biosynthesis family protein produces the protein MKNFKHISVAHSPDADDIFMYMAVKFGWISSKNLNFSNTALDIQTLNVEALKGTFEATAISFALYPLIKNDYALLRTAVSFGEGYGPKLVKKKGVFLKRNFKVALSGEHTSNALLFRIAYPEARIVYKNFLEIESAVLSGEVDAGVLIHESILNFSTELEVEREIWDIWREFGSSDLPLPLGGMAIRRSLPLTDAIECERVLTKAVLMATTHKPLLSKMLLERNLIRVDQDELKTYLNLYANDSSVSMSEAQLDALDTLFALGVKHGFYSEPIKARDHLVPTEYQNLRFS, from the coding sequence TTGAAAAATTTTAAACACATCAGCGTTGCTCATTCGCCAGACGCCGATGATATTTTTATGTATATGGCGGTAAAATTCGGCTGGATAAGTAGCAAAAACTTAAATTTTAGCAACACAGCACTTGATATACAAACCCTAAATGTAGAGGCGCTAAAGGGCACTTTTGAGGCTACCGCTATTAGTTTTGCGCTTTATCCGCTTATTAAAAATGACTACGCACTCTTGCGCACAGCTGTAAGTTTTGGTGAGGGGTATGGACCAAAGCTTGTTAAGAAAAAAGGTGTTTTTTTAAAGAGAAATTTCAAAGTTGCCTTAAGTGGTGAGCACACAAGCAACGCTCTTTTATTTCGTATCGCTTATCCTGAGGCACGCATAGTTTATAAAAATTTTCTAGAGATTGAAAGTGCGGTGCTTAGTGGAGAGGTTGATGCTGGTGTGTTGATACATGAAAGCATTTTAAATTTTTCTACTGAGCTTGAAGTTGAGCGTGAAATTTGGGACATCTGGCGTGAGTTTGGAAGCTCTGATTTACCACTTCCGCTTGGTGGTATGGCTATTCGTCGTAGCTTGCCGCTAACTGACGCGATTGAGTGTGAAAGAGTTCTTACAAAAGCTGTTTTAATGGCAACTACGCACAAACCACTGCTTTCAAAAATGCTACTAGAGCGAAACCTTATAAGAGTGGATCAAGATGAGCTAAAAACCTATCTAAATTTATACGCAAACGATAGCTCAGTGAGCATGAGCGAAGCTCAGCTAGACGCTCTAGATACGCTATTTGCTCTTGGAGTAAAGCATGGTTTTTACTCTGAGCCTATAAAGGCAAGAGATCATTTGGTGCCAACTGAATATCAAAATTTAAGGTTTAGCTAA
- the fliQ gene encoding flagellar biosynthesis protein FliQ — protein sequence MQSTLVSLGVETFKIALYLSLPMLLCGLIAGLLISIFQATTQINETTLSFVPKIILVVAVIIFLMPWMTSMMIEFTMRTINLIPSFIK from the coding sequence ATGCAAAGCACGCTAGTTTCTTTGGGTGTTGAGACTTTTAAGATAGCTCTTTATCTTAGCCTTCCGATGTTGCTTTGTGGGCTTATAGCGGGCTTGCTTATATCGATATTTCAAGCCACAACACAGATAAACGAAACCACGCTAAGCTTTGTGCCAAAGATTATCCTAGTAGTTGCTGTTATCATCTTTTTGATGCCGTGGATGACTTCGATGATGATTGAATTTACTATGCGTACGATAAATCTTATACCAAGCTTTATCAAATGA
- a CDS encoding UDP-N-acetylmuramate dehydrogenase: protein MTQLINFAKYSSVRIGGEHEVLVLNEPCKLEQGTRMIGGANNLLVSATPPKMAILSEKFNYINLQDNCLEIGAATKSGAIYNFAKKHDISGFEFVKSIPGTLGGMVFMNAGLLGLSISDLLTDVLLYRGWVPKSEINFSYRHSGICEPIFGARFEIARGFDIKFADEISAKRANQPRGASFGSCFANPAGDFAGRLIEAVGLKGYIVGGAKFSEQHANFLINFNNATFDDATTLIALAQKRVFESFGIELKTEVIVL, encoded by the coding sequence ATGACACAACTTATAAATTTTGCCAAATACAGCTCTGTGCGTATTGGCGGCGAGCATGAAGTTTTGGTGCTTAACGAGCCTTGCAAACTAGAGCAGGGCACGCGTATGATAGGTGGTGCAAATAACTTGCTAGTATCTGCCACGCCACCAAAAATGGCAATATTAAGCGAAAAATTTAACTATATAAATTTACAAGATAACTGCCTAGAGATCGGCGCTGCGACAAAAAGTGGGGCGATATATAATTTTGCTAAAAAACATGATATATCTGGCTTTGAGTTTGTTAAGTCTATCCCTGGAACTCTTGGTGGCATGGTTTTTATGAATGCTGGGTTGCTTGGACTTAGCATTAGTGATTTGCTTACGGATGTGTTACTATATCGTGGCTGGGTGCCAAAAAGTGAGATAAATTTTTCTTACAGACATAGCGGGATATGTGAGCCGATATTTGGGGCTAGATTTGAGATTGCTCGAGGTTTTGATATAAAATTTGCAGATGAAATTTCAGCCAAACGGGCAAATCAGCCACGAGGAGCTAGCTTTGGTAGTTGCTTTGCTAACCCAGCTGGTGACTTTGCTGGCAGGCTTATAGAGGCTGTTGGGCTAAAAGGATATATTGTTGGTGGGGCTAAATTTAGCGAGCAACACGCAAATTTTTTGATAAATTTTAATAATGCCACCTTTGATGACGCTACCACTCTCATCGCCCTTGCGCAAAAGAGAGTTTTTGAGAGTTTTGGTATAGAGCTAAAAACTGAAGTCATAGTGCTTTAA
- the recA gene encoding recombinase RecA, with protein MDAEKQKALDLALKQITKDFGKGAMIKLGDKQIEPIESISTGSIGLDLALGIGGVPKGRIIEIYGPESSGKTTLTLHIVAECQKAGGTCAFIDAEHALDVAYAKNLGVDTDNLYVAQPDFGEQALDMVETIARSGAIDVIVVDSVAALTPKTEIEGDMGDQHVGLQARLMSQALRKLTGIVHKMGTMVIFINQIRMKIGSMGYGTPETTTGGNALKFYASVRIDVRRVATLKQAEESIGNRVKAKVVKNKVAPPFRIAEFDIMFGEGISREGEIIDYGVKLDVIDKSGAWFSYKASKLGQGRENSKAYLKEHPEVAEEIVSTIKNSMGVAKLLSGGKDDEDKSENNEKGDE; from the coding sequence ATGGATGCAGAAAAGCAAAAAGCCCTTGATCTGGCTTTAAAGCAGATTACAAAGGATTTTGGAAAAGGCGCTATGATAAAGCTTGGAGACAAGCAGATAGAGCCTATAGAATCAATCTCGACTGGCTCGATAGGGCTTGACTTGGCATTAGGTATAGGCGGTGTGCCAAAGGGTAGGATCATTGAAATTTATGGACCAGAAAGCTCTGGTAAAACCACACTTACACTACATATCGTAGCAGAGTGCCAAAAAGCTGGAGGTACATGTGCGTTTATAGACGCCGAGCATGCTTTAGATGTTGCTTATGCTAAAAATTTAGGCGTTGATACGGATAATCTCTATGTTGCTCAGCCAGACTTTGGTGAGCAGGCTCTTGATATGGTCGAAACCATCGCAAGAAGCGGCGCGATAGATGTTATAGTGGTTGATAGTGTTGCTGCTCTTACGCCAAAAACAGAGATAGAGGGCGATATGGGGGATCAGCATGTTGGACTTCAAGCTCGCTTGATGAGTCAAGCCCTTAGAAAACTAACTGGTATCGTCCATAAGATGGGCACTATGGTTATATTTATCAACCAAATTCGTATGAAGATCGGTTCTATGGGTTATGGAACCCCAGAGACTACAACAGGTGGAAATGCGCTCAAATTTTACGCGTCTGTTCGTATTGATGTGCGCCGTGTTGCGACCCTAAAACAAGCTGAAGAGAGTATCGGTAACAGAGTTAAAGCAAAAGTTGTAAAAAATAAAGTTGCACCTCCATTTAGGATAGCTGAGTTTGATATAATGTTTGGAGAGGGTATCAGCCGTGAGGGCGAGATAATAGACTACGGAGTCAAGCTTGATGTGATAGATAAGAGCGGTGCGTGGTTTAGCTACAAGGCTAGCAAGCTAGGACAAGGTCGTGAAAACTCAAAAGCCTATCTAAAAGAGCATCCAGAAGTGGCTGAAGAGATTGTATCAACGATTAAAAATTCAATGGGCGTTGCCAAGCTTTTAAGTGGTGGCAAAGATGACGAAGATAAGAGTGAAAATAACGAAAAGGGAGATGAATGA
- the eno gene encoding phosphopyruvate hydratase produces MVYIEDVIAHEVLDSRGNPTVRATVTLSDGTIASAIVPSGASTGKREALELRDKDGRYAGKGVLKAVANVNERIAETIIGLDAYNQMAIDGEMLELDGTHNYSNLGANAVLGVSMAVARAAANSLKIPLYRYLGGANASILPVPMFNIINGGAHANNSVDFQEFMIMPFGFENFNDALRAATEIYHKLKTILNDAGHSTAVGDEGGFAPNLRDNEEPLKLIMQAISEAGYEAGKQIKLALDVAASELYKDGKYELEGKKFSSEELIERYASLCEKYPIFSIEDGLSEDDWDGWKKLTERLGEKVQLVGDDLFVTNEKILREGIQKGVANAILIKPNQIGSVTQTMQTVRLAQRNGYRCVMSHRSGESEDSFIADFAVALNTGEIKTGATSRSERNAKYNRLLEIELEAGEFLGDSI; encoded by the coding sequence ATGGTTTATATCGAAGATGTGATAGCGCACGAAGTCCTTGATAGTAGGGGCAACCCAACAGTTCGCGCAACAGTAACTCTAAGTGACGGAACAATCGCAAGCGCCATCGTCCCAAGTGGAGCAAGCACAGGTAAGCGTGAGGCACTAGAGCTTCGCGATAAAGATGGTCGCTATGCTGGAAAGGGCGTACTAAAGGCGGTTGCGAATGTTAATGAGCGCATTGCAGAAACTATAATCGGTCTTGACGCTTATAACCAAATGGCAATAGATGGCGAGATGCTTGAGCTTGACGGCACTCATAACTATTCAAATTTAGGTGCAAACGCTGTTTTAGGCGTATCTATGGCAGTCGCAAGAGCTGCTGCAAATAGCCTTAAAATCCCACTTTACCGCTATCTTGGCGGTGCAAATGCTAGTATATTGCCAGTGCCTATGTTTAACATCATAAATGGTGGTGCTCATGCAAATAACAGCGTGGATTTTCAAGAATTTATGATAATGCCATTTGGGTTTGAGAATTTTAACGACGCTCTTCGTGCTGCAACTGAAATTTATCACAAACTAAAGACTATACTAAATGACGCAGGGCATAGCACGGCTGTAGGTGATGAGGGTGGTTTTGCTCCAAATTTAAGAGACAATGAAGAGCCTTTAAAGCTTATAATGCAAGCCATAAGCGAGGCAGGATATGAAGCTGGTAAGCAGATAAAACTAGCCCTAGATGTGGCGGCTAGCGAGCTTTATAAAGATGGCAAATACGAGCTTGAGGGCAAGAAATTTAGCTCAGAAGAGCTAATCGAAAGATACGCAAGCTTGTGTGAAAAATATCCGATATTTTCGATAGAAGATGGACTTAGCGAAGATGACTGGGATGGCTGGAAAAAATTAACGGAAAGACTTGGTGAGAAGGTTCAGCTAGTTGGCGATGATCTTTTTGTAACAAACGAGAAAATTTTGCGCGAAGGTATACAAAAGGGCGTAGCAAATGCTATTTTGATAAAGCCAAATCAAATCGGCTCAGTCACTCAAACTATGCAAACTGTCCGTCTAGCTCAGCGCAACGGCTATCGCTGCGTGATGAGTCATAGAAGCGGTGAGAGCGAAGATAGCTTTATCGCAGATTTTGCAGTCGCGCTAAACACTGGCGAGATAAAAACAGGTGCCACAAGCAGAAGCGAACGCAATGCAAAATACAACCGCTTGCTTGAGATAGAGCTTGAGGCTGGTGAGTTTTTGGGAGATAGTATTTGA
- a CDS encoding septum formation initiator — protein sequence MSEILKEYDKQTQNRAKRAYSFKRFFIYFAVICVIVMLGIYVGNMFFGKRSLDVMLGLQTKKERLIEDVETLKRYNAQLQKEYFELKELEPESGKK from the coding sequence TTGAGTGAAATTTTAAAAGAGTATGACAAGCAGACCCAAAATAGGGCAAAGCGAGCTTACTCTTTTAAGCGATTTTTTATATATTTTGCGGTTATTTGTGTTATTGTGATGCTTGGAATTTATGTAGGAAATATGTTCTTTGGCAAGCGCTCGCTTGATGTAATGCTTGGTCTTCAGACAAAAAAAGAGCGTTTGATAGAAGATGTTGAGACGCTCAAGCGATACAATGCTCAGTTGCAAAAAGAGTATTTTGAGCTTAAAGAGCTTGAGCCTGAAAGCGGTAAAAAGTAA